From the Anguilla anguilla isolate fAngAng1 chromosome 6, fAngAng1.pri, whole genome shotgun sequence genome, one window contains:
- the si:dkey-221h15.4 gene encoding epidermal retinol dehydrogenase 2: protein MHNIVIQCLERLLYNLWFLKDFVDLIIAAAFYFFEAVVRLLVQPPRKDVEGEIVLVTGAAHGVGRRIAEEMGQLGATLVLWDVNWEALEKTAKELRRTLDVRVYAYACDCSRRTEVYKVADLVKREVGDVSILVNNAGVVTGKYFFTEAPDNLIDRTLRVNVAAHFWTYKAFLPAMVSRNHGHLVSVACHGGLLAMNGLADYCASKFAAVGFAESIALELLVLKREGVKTTIVCPYLINTTMFGGCQTKWPSFLPIIDQTDAAKRIVDAILREKMYLLLPCSLYFLVALKSFMPAKLGIIFVNFFGGLDLMDQFRGTPAPFITYKRPQRQRDNSVTGEPQNAIIEYN, encoded by the exons ATGCACAATATAGTAATTCAGTGCTTGGAGAGGTTACTCTACAATCTGTGGTTTCTGAAGGACTTCGTGGACTTGATTATCGCGGCGGCCTTTTATTTTTTCGAAGCCGTCGTCCGGCTGCTGGTCCAGCCGCCCAGGAAGGACGTGGAAGGGGAGATCGTCCTGGTAACGGGAGCCGCCCACGGCGTCGGCAGGCGGATAGCGGAGGAGATGGGTCAGCTCGGCGCCACCTTGGTCCTCTGGGACGTCAACTGGGAGGCCCTGGAGAAGACGGCCAAGGAGCTGAGGAGGACTTTGGACGTGCGCGTCTACGCCTACGCTTGCGACTGCAGCAGACGCACGGAGGTCTACAAAGTCGCAGACCTG GTGAAGAGGGAGGTTGGGGACGTGTCCATTCTTGTGAACAATGCAGGTGTGGTAACAGGCAAGTACTTTTTCACAGAAGCCCCAGACAACCTGATCGACAGAACGCTGAGGGTAAATGTAGCTGCCCATTTCTGG ACCTACAAAGCTTTTCTCCCAGCCATGGTGTCCCGTAACCATGGCCACCTTGTGTCCGTGGCCTGCCATGGAGGGCTTCTTGCCATGAACGGTTTGGCAG ATTATTGTGCGAGCAAGTTTGCAGCTGTCGGTTTTGCTGAATCCATTGCCTTGGAGCTTCTCGTCCTTAAAAGGGAGGGTGTCAAAACAACCATTGTGTGCccttatttaataaatacaacaaTGTTTGGAGGGTGCCAGACAAA ATGGCCTTCATTTCTGCCAATAATAGACCAGACGGATGCGGCAAAGAGGATTGTGGATGCCATTCTGCGGGAGAAGATGTACTTACTATTGCCCTGCAGTTTGTACTTCCTGGTGGCCTTGAAAAG tttcatGCCAGCCAAATTGGGGATCATCTTTGTGAACTTCTTCGGAGGGCTGGATCTGATGGACCAATTCAGAGGAACTCCTGCGCCATTCATAACCTACAAAAGGCCACAGCGGCAGAGGGACAACAGTGTCACTGGGGAACCGCAAAATGCTATAATAGAATACAACTAG